GCCGCGGCGGCATGGTGATCTCGCGCAGGCGGGCGCGCGAGCCGGCCTCGTCGATGACGTCGATCGCCTTGTCCGGCAGGTAGCGGTCGGTGATGTAGCGGTCCGAGAGGCGCGCGGCGGCCGTCACCGCCTGGTCGGTGATGCGGATGTGGTGGTGCGCCTCGTAGCGCGACTTGAGCCCCTGGATGATCTGCACCGTCTGGTCGACGGTCGGGGGCTCGACGCGCACCGTCTGGAAGCGCCGCTCGAGCGCGCCGTCCTTCTCGATGTGCTTGCGGTACTCGTTGAGCGTCGTCGCGCCGATGCACTGGATCTCGCCGCGCGCGAGCGCCGGCTTGAGCATCGAGGAGGCGTCGATCGAGCCCTCCGCGGCGCCGGCGCCGACGAGCGTGTGGATCTCGTCGATGAAGATCACGACGTTGGGCGTCTCGGTGATCTCCTTCATCACCGTCTTGAGGCGCTCCTCGAACTGGCCGCGGTACTTCGTGCCGGCGACGAGCGAGCCGAGGTCCAGCTGCACGAGGCGCTTGCCGAGCAGCGTCTTGGGCACCTGGCCGGCGACGATGCGCTGGGCGAGCCCCTCGGCGATGGCCGTCTTGCCGACGCCCGGCTCGCCGATGAGCACCGGGTTGTTCTTCGTGCGGCGCGAGAGGATCTGGATCACGCGCTCGATCTCGTCCTCGCGGCCGATCACCGGGTCGAGCTTGGCCTCCTTGGCGAACTTGGTGAGGTCGCGCGAGAACTCGTTGAGCAGCGGCGTGTCCTTCTTGTCCTCCTTGGACTTGGGCGAAGAGAGCTTGAGCAGCGCGATCGTCTCCTTGCGCAGCATCGGCAGCGACAGCCCGAAGCTCTTGAGGACCTGCGCGGCGATGCCGGAGTCCTCCTTGATGAGGCCGAGCAGCAGGTGCTCGGTGCCGATGTAGTTCTGGCCCAGCAGGCGCGCTTCCTCGACCGACAGCTCGAGAACCTTCTTGGCCTGCGGCGAGAAGGGGATCTCGCCGAGGGTCAGGACGTTCTCGGTGGGCGGCATGCGCGAGACCAGTTCGGCCTCGAACTGCTTCTGGGAGAACTCGAGCGCCTGGAGGACGGAGATCGCCGTTCCGGTGCCCTCGCGGAGGATGCCGAGCAGCAGGTGCTCGGTGCCCAGGTACTCGTGCTGGTATTTCTCGGCCTCGCCGCGCGCGAGGATGATGACCCGCCGGGCTCGCTCCGTGAACCGTTCGAACATGGTAGTCCTTTCTCCTTGTAATTCGGGCAATTATCGGCGACGGGGCGCCCCCGTGTCAATCGTGCGCCATCCGCCGCGCGATCCTCCCGCCATCCTCCTTTGACTGCGCCGGAGGCGGGACGGTTCCGGTCCCGGGGACGGGACCGCAACGGCCCTCGGGACGCTGCCGCGGGCGGGCCGGCAGGCGGGCCGTCAGGGGACGTAGTACTGGACGACCAGCGCGGGCCGGGCGGCCGCGCCGGCGTTGCCGCTGTAGAACGCCAGGAAGTCGGCGACGCCGTCGTTGTCGTCGTCCGCGGCGAAGCGGATGCGCAGCTGCGTCCGGCCGGTCGGGTTGACCTGGGCGAACGCCGCGCGCCCGAGCGGCGCCGAGTACCATCCCGCGACGGGGTTGATGTTGAACGTCGCTGCGGCGGACAGCGCGGGGGCGTCGAAGTCCCGCAGCTCGAGGCCGGAACCGCTGCCGAAGAACCCCTTCTTCGCGTCGACCAGGAGCCTCCCGTGGCCGCCGGACATGCCGATCGAGCCCACGGTCGTGCGCGCCTTGAGCTTGAGCGTCACGAAGGCGATCTTCGCGTTGTCGGGGAGGCCGGAGGTGTCGAACGAGAGGATGCCGCGGTACTGGCGGTTCTGCGCGTCATCGCCCGCCCGGATCGTCGCCGCGGTGGCGTCCCTGGCCCCTGCCACGCCGGAATCCTCCGCCGACTCCAGCAGATAGCCGTCTTCCGGCAGGGACGTTGCCGTGAATGCGCTCAGGCTGCCGACGACAAGGCGCACCGCGGCGCCCGCGTTGAGGCGGCCGTTGCCGAAGTACTGGTCCGGGCCCGGCAGATCCTCCGACGGCGGCCCCACCTGGTCGTCCGCGGTCGCCCGGAGGATGGCCAGGATCTGTGACGGGGAGTACGCCGCGTTCACCGAGCGGATCAGCCCGATGACGCCCGCGACGTGCGGCGCGGCCGTGGACGTCCCCGAAGCGACCTGGTACTGGTTGCGCACGTACAGGCTCGGGATGTCCCACCCCGGGGCCACCAGGTCGATGTGCTTGCCGTAATTGGAGTACGGGGCGCGCTCGTCGTCGCAGTTCGTCCCGCCGACCGCGATCACCTCCGGATAGGCGGCCGGGTAGTGGGGGATCACGGTACCGGCCGGGCTGCCCCCGTTCCCCATGGCGGCGACGAGGGGAATGTTCCGTTCGTAGGCATAGCGGACCGCATCGTGCAGCGTGATCGAGTCCTCTTCGCCGCCCAGGCTCATGTTGACGATGGACGCGCGGTGGTCGGCCGCCCAGACGAGCGCGGCCGCGATCCAGGAGTAGGTGCCGTACCCCGTGCCGTCGAGGGCCTTCAGGGGCATGACCCGGCAGGCCCAGCAGACGCCCGCGATGCCCTGGCCGTTGTTGGTCGCGGCGGCGGCGATGCCCGCGACCAGCGAGCCGTGCCCGAGATCGTCCATCGCGTCGTTGTCGTTGTTCACGAAGTCGTACCCGGCGACGAGCTTCCCGGCCAACTCCGGGTGCTCTCTGTCGACGCCGGTGTCGATCACGGCGATGACCGCGGAGGAGTAGCCCTTCGTGAGCTGCCAGGCCTCCGGGGCGTCGATGTCAGCGTCCACCTTGCACCAGTTCTGGCCCTTGTTGTCGAGGTTCCACTGCCCCGGGAACGAGGGATCGGTGGGGAGGAGCGCGGCGGCGACGGCGGTCCGGTCGATCTCGGCGTACTCGACGCGCGGGTCCGCCGTGAAGTCCGCCGCCGCCCGCTCCATGTCCGTGGACTCCGGCAACGCCAGGACGAAGACCCGGTCGAACCCGGCGCGGGCGGCGTCGGCCTCGGCGGGCGCCGGCGCGGGAAGCAGCGGCATCGACGCCTTGACCGCGTACGCGGCCAGGAGGTCGCCGAGCGCGCCGGTCTCCCGCCCCGCCGCCATGGCCGCGGGGGTCAGCTTCACGATGAGGCGGTGGCTCTCCGGGACGGCCGGCCGCCCCGTCGCGGCCGAAGCGGCGTGAGACAGCACCAGGACGGCCAGCGCCGCCCCCGCGGCCCTTTGAAGCGAGAGAGTCCTCATGGGGTCTCCTCTACGGGACGTAGTACT
The sequence above is a segment of the bacterium genome. Coding sequences within it:
- a CDS encoding S8 family serine peptidase, with translation MRTLSLQRAAGAALAVLVLSHAASAATGRPAVPESHRLIVKLTPAAMAAGRETGALGDLLAAYAVKASMPLLPAPAPAEADAARAGFDRVFVLALPESTDMERAAADFTADPRVEYAEIDRTAVAAALLPTDPSFPGQWNLDNKGQNWCKVDADIDAPEAWQLTKGYSSAVIAVIDTGVDREHPELAGKLVAGYDFVNNDNDAMDDLGHGSLVAGIAAAATNNGQGIAGVCWACRVMPLKALDGTGYGTYSWIAAALVWAADHRASIVNMSLGGEEDSITLHDAVRYAYERNIPLVAAMGNGGSPAGTVIPHYPAAYPEVIAVGGTNCDDERAPYSNYGKHIDLVAPGWDIPSLYVRNQYQVASGTSTAAPHVAGVIGLIRSVNAAYSPSQILAILRATADDQVGPPSEDLPGPDQYFGNGRLNAGAAVRLVVGSLSAFTATSLPEDGYLLESAEDSGVAGARDATAATIRAGDDAQNRQYRGILSFDTSGLPDNAKIAFVTLKLKARTTVGSIGMSGGHGRLLVDAKKGFFGSGSGLELRDFDAPALSAAATFNINPVAGWYSAPLGRAAFAQVNPTGRTQLRIRFAADDDNDGVADFLAFYSGNAGAAARPALVVQYYVP
- a CDS encoding ATP-dependent Clp protease ATP-binding subunit, whose protein sequence is MFERFTERARRVIILARGEAEKYQHEYLGTEHLLLGILREGTGTAISVLQALEFSQKQFEAELVSRMPPTENVLTLGEIPFSPQAKKVLELSVEEARLLGQNYIGTEHLLLGLIKEDSGIAAQVLKSFGLSLPMLRKETIALLKLSSPKSKEDKKDTPLLNEFSRDLTKFAKEAKLDPVIGREDEIERVIQILSRRTKNNPVLIGEPGVGKTAIAEGLAQRIVAGQVPKTLLGKRLVQLDLGSLVAGTKYRGQFEERLKTVMKEITETPNVVIFIDEIHTLVGAGAAEGSIDASSMLKPALARGEIQCIGATTLNEYRKHIEKDGALERRFQTVRVEPPTVDQTVQIIQGLKSRYEAHHHIRITDQAVTAAARLSDRYITDRYLPDKAIDVIDEAGSRARLREITMPPRLREREAAIEAVTAEKVTAIRLQDYEKAARLRDTESRLKLELEQAKQEWEKQQDAVVPALGEDDIAYIVSKMTGIPTVRIEERESERLLRMEDELHKRIVGQDEAVTAIVRAIRRSRVGLKARNKPIGSFIFLGPTGVGKTELARALAATLFNDERALIRLDMSEYMEKFNVSRLTGAPPGYVGYEEGGQLTEQVRRRPYSIVLFDEIEKAHPDVFNILLQVLDGGQLTDSYGHTVSFRNVVLIITSNLGTRDLHKGGGLGFASGPGGGAGDKARAQIMEEVKRTFNPEFINRIDETVIFHSLNREHIRQIVDLQLGQLNEQLAEKGFAVRLDHEAKEWLIEKGFDPAYGARHLRRAIQTHIEDPLAMEMLRRDFAGSDEVLAALENGQIVFRVKAKV